GCTGCtgtgttgcgggtgctgctgcgaaTGGCAGCATTAACTTCGTCCAACGTTATCGGTCGGTCCAGGGTGTGGTTTGCATAACCTTGATACCTCGCCCGATAGGGAGGCGGGTGATAATCACCATAGCATTTGCGCTGTACTTGAGCAAGCAGCTCGTCGTCCGTGCCTTCAAAGGCGTGTATGAGGCGCTGGACTGATTTGTTTGTCTCATTTTTTGTTCGAGTAGGATCAATCAAGGCTCGTAGAACGTGCCACGTGCGGGCCGTACCCAGTGAGCCTCGAAGCGAGTCGCTGAACTGGGCCCAGTTAATTCGTGCCAGTTGCTCAGCATACTGCTCAGCCTCGAGGGTGAGAGATGCGATCTTGAGCTTGAGACGTCGGTTATGTTttcgggtcttccatctgcggatGAGGCTTCTTCTGGCTTCCCACAGGTGCAGAAGATGGCCGTCCACTTCTGGGAGTTGAGATGTTCTTTTCATGACGGTGGTGCAACGGTCCCGAATTTCTTTAATTTGCTCGCACCAGTCAGTGAGGTTTACAAGGTTGTCAATTGAATTCTCGCtctcgcgacggaagacgtcccaGTTTGTGATGCGGGCTTGTCCAATGGAGCGACGCATCGCACTCTCCGTAATTTGTGTAcggagaatgcagtggtcactaCCCAAGGATTCCTGCAAGTTGTCCCAATTATAGTTTGCACTACCACGGGCGAAGGTGAGATCGGGACAAGTGTCCCTGCATACGCTGTTGCCGATCCGGGTAGGGTTTGCTGGATCCGTAAGCAGTTCGAGTTGGAATTTTTCGGTGGCAGCTGCAAGTTGTTTGCCTTTGACATCCGAACGATTGTATCCCCAGCGTTCGTCGAGAGCATTGAAGTCCCCGAGGAGTACGAGTTCCTTCCCCTGGGCTAATTTGCAGGCACCCTGAACGAGAGCGTGGAAGCCGGTGGATTTTTGTTTCGGGGGACTATATACATTGACGAttatgatgcttcgcctctcggcctTCTTTTTGCGCCTGAGAATTAGCTCCACTATCACATGGTCGATGTTGGTGTCTGGGATGTTGTCAAGACCAATTGCAGTTAATGCTTTGTTAATCAGGACGGCCGCTCTGCCTTCTGTCGGGCTATCGTAGGACTCATAGCCTGGGAGTATGGGTGATGTGCCAGGTTCCTGTAGCGCTATGACATCTGGTTGAGCAAGGTGTGTGTTAATGTATTGTTGGAGGAGGCTCCGCTTTTTGCGgaagccgcggcagttccattgccagatttctaatgGTTCGCCAATGGGTGGGGTTGTACTGCCCATGGTTAATTCGTGTTGTGGGGAGGTGTGGTTGTCGGAGTGTTGGCTTGCGAGGCCGATGTGAGGCCGAGGTCAGCGTGTGTCAACGCCGGTGTAGAGTAGTGTTCAGGGGCAAGCGATTCCAAGCTTACTCTGAGAGGGTCTTCCGTGGTGCGGGAGCTGCGGGTGGCCCTCTTCCTTCGTATATTACCGCCTGTTTCGGCAATTTGGGTGTCGAGGCGTGTCTCGAGGGAGTCAAGGCGGGCTCCGAACTGTGTGAAGTGTTGTGTGAAGACGATACTGAATTGTTGGGAGAGTTGTTGGGAGAGCGCAGACAGCATTTCGCGTATCTCTTCGCGTGTGACTGCGGAGTCCGTCGGGGTGGGAAGCGAGGGCGGAATCTTAGGGGTTGCGTGTCTGTTGGGGTTGTTTTGTGAGTGGCATTCGGTGGATTCCGGTGGCGATCCAATGCGCGCTATTAGGGCATGGAGTTGAGCGCTGTCCTTAGCTTGACGCGCCTTGACGGTAGCCAGCTCCTGTTTGAGCTTGAAATTTTCTGCGAGAAGGTGTTCGTACGCGGGGGACTGAGTGTTGGGCGGAGCGATGGGTGTCGCCcctactgctggccagctcacctTGGTATCGGTGCCGGCTGAAGAAGTGAAATTGTGCTTCTCGGCAGACTTGCGAGAGGCCTGCTGGGGCTGCTGGCGTGTGGGTTGCTGCTGTTGCCCTTTGGTCTTCCGGTCCTGGTtctgcggctgttgctgctggccaGGTCCTGCAGGGGGTAGAGGAGGGAAAGACTGCGACCGCGAGTGAGAGAGGCTGCGCGAAGTCTCCCCCTCCTTGCTGAACCACCTGCGTTTGGTATTGGGTGGGTTGCGATGAGGGTTGCGCCCACGGGGTGGGGTGGGTGGGGTGGGCCGCGGCCGCAGGGTCTTCAGTCTCTGTGAGCACTCTTTGGCACCCGTCAGGTGGCCTTCCCCACATActtggcatttgggagcacagGGGTGACCATCCACAGGGTCGAGGGTTCCGCACTGCCGACACACTCGAGCGTTCGGCGTAGGACACACGTCTGATCGGTGCCCCGGTTGTAGGCAGACTTGGCAGGCTTGCCGCGTCGGCTTGTAAGGGTGGCAGGCTACCTCCCCCCCGTAATACAGTACATAGCGGGGGATGAGGGGGCCCTCGAAGGTGATCAAAGCGGATTTAGTAGCACCAAGCATCCGCGCACTGTGCACTCTTACCCCCTGCGTGCGCACGCGGAGGTTGGCAGTGAGTTCTTCAGGAGTAGTGCCGGGGTCTATGCCATGGATGACTCCACGCAGCGTGTCTTCGGGGGCCGCCACGTAGGTGTTAAATTCGTGGGTATTCCCCTCCAGTGTCAGGGTGGTGATCCGGCGGAGAACTTGGGCGGTGTCAACATGTGGCGTGCTGGCAATAATAATGTTCGATCCGGGGCGGGTGCGGATGATGAAGTGGTCACCTGTGCAATGTTGTTGAGAATCGCCTGCCACCACAATGGCTCGGGAGATTTGGTGTGTCGTGAAGTTCCGAATGGCCAGACCCTTTTTCGGCCGCATGATGATTTTTATGTCTGTGCGTGggagcggcggcagcttccgtcgTAACTGGCGCGGCTccttcacatgttgtgttgttcgcGCCGACGCAGCGCAGGCCGCGTCTTTCGACGCAGCGGGAGCGTTCTCCGCCGAGGCAGCCCCGGCGACGGTGTGGCTGGGAGGAACGCTTGCAGGACCGGCTGCCTGCGTTGTTTCCGCCCGAGCTTGGTCGAACTTTTTCTGGCGTTGGCGTTGACGACGGGAAATCGCCAGTTTCCAGTTCGCATCGGTGTCAGTCACCGGCCCCCACGGTGCAGACGAGGTGGGCTGAAGTACTGGGGCCTCGTCGTCGCTTGCCGAGGTGAGCTCGTCGAGGTCGAGGATGTCCGTGGGGCCCAGGGGCTCGGAGGGGTTGACCGCAGGTTGCAGGCATGGGGTGGTGGTCGCGCCGGCAATCAGCGTGATGGGAGCGTCCATATTGATGGTGGAGGGAGCCGCGTCGCCAGACCTGGTGGCCCGTACTCGCCGACGCGAACTAGGTCCACCCTTAGGCCTagcgggccaacgcccgcttcggatcttctcgagccgataaaaaaaaaataaaaatgtccTACCGGCTCGGGAAAGATCTCCGGGTGTTCCGGATCGTGAGTTCTTGGTGGTCCGACGCAATGTCGGTGACGATCTCGAGGTAATCCGGTCAGTGAGAGCACATGTTCGGCGGAGCTCAAGCGACGCACATCCGCTCACTCCGAACGCTCTAAGGGATCTcctgtcctgggtgcaccttgtgtttgacggATATGTTTCTTGTATAACCGTAGCCAAgggaaggtcaggtgatctgctcggcgttggcggagtgccgcagcttcagcggctcgcaccgtaggatcggcccgtcgacgacgcgccctttcacgtCGGCACCAGGCGAGACGGGGGTACGCACAATGCGCGGCCGTCCCATTGGTTTTCCGAGACTGAACTGAACGGAAACGAAGCGGGCGCAGCGCGCGTGTAAccctttcctgccctttccctccccggcggaagcgaaacggctctgattggctacgcacgtggtgtgagcgcgcgctTACTGAGCTATCACCGTGTCTAATGACTCGCGCTCCGGtgccggcgagccgccgctggagccggagttctagcgttacatcgccggtgcaggctagcgtatatatgcttcgcttgaaaaacatcCACAGTGAACATAAGGATGGCTTAATTTGCAGGAGTGGTTCCCTCTTACGAGAATCCATGCGCATTCTTGGCTACGACCGCCCTCTCAGTCAAAACGATAGGTCGAAGAGGCGGGAGCAGCGTCTCTCACTGCTCCtggggcgtggggggggggggggggggggggagagaggtaAGCCTGGATTTATTTGCACCCTATGACAATGTGTCGGAGTGTTCCTAGCTGTTCGCAGTATTGACACTGTTCGGCATATTGAGTTGGGAGCAGGAGATGTAGCCTCGTTGGGTGTGGGAACGAGCTGAATTGCAGCTATCTGAGTGTTGTCTCTTGCGTCTTCGTGAGCTGTGGGTGTGGTGGTGGGACCTTTGCATATTGGTTTACCGTATCCGCTGCCAATTGCAGGGTGTCTAGCAGGCCCCCGAGCGAGTGCGTACCCGTTCACAGGGtcacatcatctgcatatagtGCATGGCGTAGGTTGGGTATAGGGCTCGAGAGCTGGTATGGTGTGCTGCTGCACTATAGGGTACCTCGAttccagcgccgccgttcagggtggtgccatcctttcagcgcccccgcgccgccgctttctcgctgcgacgccatcttgagtcacagcgagcggttgcgagtgcttggtgccggtgcttagttcgagacacagtgcgcgcggatgcttcgctgacgcttctacttgctgaacagtgttcagccgcatgaatgacaagcttgtcaagtgcatcgagtccacatgacgggctgttgtgttcccaagtgcaccggatcgacgcgtaaaaggcttcgttgtttacgcttcccccgggacccagagcggaggaagagatgggaagcccaagtaaagcggtatcactggaaggcaacggacagctcctacatttgcgaggta
This Dermacentor silvarum isolate Dsil-2018 chromosome 6, BIME_Dsil_1.4, whole genome shotgun sequence DNA region includes the following protein-coding sequences:
- the LOC119456861 gene encoding uncharacterized protein LOC119456861, which codes for MGSTTPPIGEPLEIWQWNCRGFRKKRSLLQQYINTHLAQPDVIALQEPGTSPILPGYESYDSPTEGRAAVLINKALTAIGLDNIPDTNIDHVIVELILRRKKKAERRSIIIVNVYSPPKQKSTGFHALVQGACKLAQGKELVLLGDFNALDERWGYNRSDVKGKQLAAATEKFQLELLTDPANPTRIGNSVCRDTCPDLTFARGSANYNWDNLQESLGSDHCILRTQITESAMRRSIGQARITNWDVFRRESENSIDNLVNLTDWCEQIKEIRDRCTTVMKRTSQLPEVDGHLLHLWEARRSLIRRWKTRKHNRRLKLKIASLTLEAEQYAEQLARINWAQFSDSLRGSLGTARTWHVLRALIDPTRTKNETNKSVQRLIHAFEGTDDELLAQVQRKCYGDYHPPPYRARYQGYANHTLDRPITLDEVNAAIRSSTRNTAAGADKITYSLIRNLNDTAVQELTNFLNDHWQCGTLPPSGSTQR